One region of Zingiber officinale cultivar Zhangliang chromosome 7B, Zo_v1.1, whole genome shotgun sequence genomic DNA includes:
- the LOC122004057 gene encoding uncharacterized protein At5g48480-like, translating to MAATATQAGLFGFKPQVMVPGGKAEAAVKFYKAAFGAEELRRVSHPKRKADQDLPLIISSELKIGSSFLLVGDRFDEGGEDGSAQSGGGVMFRLEAEDVAEVVKKAVAAGAVVVGEVAEDESGIVATVKDPYSVVWVIAAAVKSADPEA from the exons ATGGCGGCGACGGCGACGCAAGCGGGGCTGTTCGGCTTCAAGCCGCAGGTGATGGTTCCCGGTGGGAAGGCAGAGGCAGCGGTGAAGTTCTACAAGGCGGCTTTTGGGGCGGAGGAGCTGCGGCGAGTGTCGCACCCCAAGCGCAAGGCCGACCAGGACCTTCCTCTCATTATCTCCTCCGAGCTAAAGATCGGCTCCTCTTTTCTGCTGGTCGGCGATCGCTTTGATGAAGG GGGCGAGGATGGATCTGCGCAATCCGGCGGTGGGGTCATGTTCCGGCTTGAAGCAGAGGACGTCGCCGAGGTGGTGAAGAAGGCGGTAGCTGCTGGTGCGGTCGTCGTAGGCGAAGTGGCGGAGGATGAAAGTGGCATCGTCGCGACGGTGAAGGACCCTTACAGTGTTGTTTGGGTCATCGCGGCTGCCGTGAAAAGCGCCGATCCAGAAGCTTGA